From a single Leptospira levettii genomic region:
- a CDS encoding FKBP-type peptidyl-prolyl cis-trans isomerase yields the protein MNMSKTISKGMVVGFSYHLKNAQGETLDQSDEPLLYLHGWQNIIPGLEKELEGLVNGDSKNVTVPPEEGYGTYNEALIFQVPKTELPPEAELEVGMEFQTDTPEGRMILYLQEVRDADVILNGNHPLAGETLHFDVTIKSIREATDEEKQHGHVHGPGGHHHH from the coding sequence ATCAATATGTCAAAAACGATCAGCAAAGGAATGGTTGTAGGATTTTCCTATCACCTAAAGAACGCCCAGGGAGAAACTCTGGACCAATCAGACGAACCGCTATTATACCTCCACGGCTGGCAAAATATCATCCCTGGACTGGAAAAAGAACTAGAAGGTCTTGTGAATGGTGATTCAAAAAATGTCACTGTACCACCTGAAGAAGGTTATGGGACATATAACGAAGCACTCATTTTCCAAGTTCCCAAAACAGAACTTCCACCAGAAGCGGAGTTAGAAGTAGGAATGGAATTCCAAACAGACACACCAGAAGGTAGAATGATTCTATATCTCCAAGAAGTAAGAGATGCTGATGTGATTCTAAACGGCAATCACCCGTTAGCTGGAGAGACTCTTCATTTTGATGTCACCATCAAATCCATTCGCGAAGCAACTGACGAAGAAAAACAACACGGACACGTACATGGCCCAGGTGGACACCACCACCACTAA
- a CDS encoding Na/Pi cotransporter family protein yields MNWPLLIQVLGGLGVFIYGMKLLSESLQRVAGDRLRSFLSSMTRNRVSAVFSGLFITSTIQSSSATTVLVVGFVNAGLISLAQAIGVIMGANIGTTITAWIVSFLGFKFNIASFALPAIAAGVVLNFSRKESRSGWGSFLIGFGFLFLGLDYLKSSVPDSAKDPESFAFLQQYTNMGFNSILLFVLIGALLTIVIQSSSASTTITITLAFAGYIPIDAAYGMILGENIGTTITANLAAIPGNRNAKKAALAHTLFNVFGVVWALLFFKMFTGIVDDLIPGDPLTDKESTRFHISLFHTMFNITNTLILIWFVNTISKVVSAIVDGLASKTGKEKDSIRLLQAGTVKTTELAMVELVEFTKKIIRDTYDFLRLTEQILLQPYDAARIGQVLKKEEELDQVRTEVLTYLNQVQESGITGNYAKDVLGIMERVKAVEEMGDNFASIARKIRKSHRQKVSFDKNFANSVKDQMDLLKHHYDILLVNLEQSETFDILGNPQVRNQSREYRFQMIRSIKKNESKVKKKKYQKKDNLLPALLYRDISRNLDNISRLLNAAIYADV; encoded by the coding sequence ATGAATTGGCCATTACTCATTCAAGTTTTAGGCGGACTCGGGGTTTTCATCTATGGGATGAAATTACTCAGTGAGTCCTTACAACGTGTGGCAGGAGATCGGCTTCGTTCCTTTCTCTCTTCCATGACAAGAAATCGTGTGTCTGCTGTTTTCAGTGGATTATTCATTACCTCAACCATTCAATCTAGTTCAGCGACCACTGTGCTTGTTGTTGGTTTTGTCAATGCCGGTTTGATTTCTCTGGCACAAGCCATCGGTGTCATCATGGGAGCCAATATTGGTACTACGATCACAGCATGGATTGTTTCCTTTTTGGGATTCAAATTTAACATTGCTTCCTTCGCTTTACCAGCGATTGCCGCAGGGGTTGTCCTCAATTTCTCAAGAAAAGAAAGTAGATCAGGTTGGGGAAGTTTCCTCATCGGATTTGGATTTTTGTTTTTGGGATTGGACTACCTAAAGTCTTCTGTACCTGATAGTGCAAAAGACCCAGAGAGTTTTGCCTTCTTACAACAATACACAAACATGGGTTTTAATTCGATCTTGTTGTTTGTTTTGATTGGAGCCTTGTTAACCATTGTGATCCAATCTTCTTCTGCTTCCACTACGATCACCATTACTCTCGCATTCGCTGGTTATATTCCAATTGATGCAGCCTATGGTATGATCCTTGGTGAAAACATTGGAACAACCATCACTGCCAATTTAGCGGCCATTCCGGGGAATCGAAATGCCAAAAAAGCAGCTTTAGCGCATACATTATTCAATGTCTTTGGTGTGGTATGGGCTCTGCTTTTCTTTAAAATGTTCACAGGGATTGTTGATGATCTAATTCCTGGTGATCCACTTACGGATAAAGAATCTACAAGATTTCACATTTCTTTATTCCATACAATGTTTAACATCACTAACACTCTCATTCTCATTTGGTTTGTGAATACCATTTCCAAAGTGGTGAGTGCAATTGTAGATGGTCTTGCTTCCAAAACTGGAAAAGAAAAAGATTCCATTCGACTGTTGCAAGCAGGGACTGTAAAAACCACAGAACTTGCGATGGTGGAACTCGTAGAATTCACGAAAAAAATCATTCGTGATACATATGACTTCCTTCGATTGACCGAACAAATTTTACTCCAACCATATGATGCTGCCAGAATCGGACAAGTTCTGAAAAAAGAAGAAGAACTCGATCAAGTAAGAACGGAAGTTTTAACTTACTTAAACCAAGTCCAAGAATCAGGGATCACTGGTAACTATGCAAAAGATGTATTGGGGATTATGGAAAGAGTGAAAGCTGTGGAAGAGATGGGAGATAATTTTGCATCGATCGCAAGAAAAATCCGTAAATCACACAGACAAAAGGTTTCTTTCGATAAAAACTTTGCAAACTCTGTAAAAGACCAAATGGACTTACTCAAACACCATTACGACATCTTACTTGTGAACTTGGAACAAAGTGAAACATTTGATATCCTTGGGAATCCACAAGTGCGTAACCAAAGCCGTGAGTATCGTTTCCAAATGATTCGATCCATCAAAAAGAATGAATCCAAAGTGAAGAAGAAAAAGTATCAGAAAAAAGACAATCTGTTGCCTGCGCTTCTTTACCGTGATATTTCCAGAAACTTAGATAATATTTCAAGGTTACTCAATGCAGCCATTTATGCGGACGTTTAG